Proteins from a single region of Hymenobacter aquaticus:
- a CDS encoding DNA topoisomerase IV subunit B: protein MADEELPIAATPDHGYTEDSIRSLDWREHIRLRPGMYIGKLGDGSAYDDGIYVLVKEVIDNSIDEHVMGHGRTIDIKISDSRVQVRDYGRGIPLGKVVDVVSKINTGGKYDSKVFQKSVGLNGVGTKAVNALSNYFLVQSVREGQLKAAEFERGVLKQDPKPVKTSQRNGTLMVFQPDDTIFKNYRFIPEYLENQIWNYVYLNAGLTINFNGQKYYSENGLLDLLARKADAETVRYPIIHLKGPDIEVAMTHGNDYGEEYYSFVNGQYTTQGGTHLAAFREAVVKTVREFFAKTNKSKEYDAADIRASIVAAISVRVQEPVFESQTKTKLGSINMGEDGPTVRGFILDFLKEHLDNYLHKNPVVAEALKKRIEQSERERKDMAGVKKLANQRAKKANLHNRKLRDCRFHLGEGKQEAEALTTLFITEGDSASGSITKSRNVETEAVFSLRGKPLNCFGLKKKIVYENEELNLLQHALNIEEGIEGLRYNRVVIATDADVDGMHIRLLLLTFFLQFFPDLVRNGHVFILETPLFRVRNKKTTIYCYNEQEKQEAMRKLGRNPEITRFKGLGEISPDEFGKFIGDNIKLEPVILQSDRSIQQVLTYYMGKNTPARQEFIIDNLRLEKDLVTSDVLPVSEVAEEDLAFA, encoded by the coding sequence ATGGCTGACGAAGAACTACCCATCGCTGCAACTCCCGACCACGGCTACACCGAGGACAGCATCCGCTCCCTCGACTGGCGCGAGCACATCCGGCTGCGCCCCGGCATGTACATCGGTAAGCTCGGCGACGGTTCAGCTTACGACGATGGCATCTACGTGTTGGTAAAAGAAGTTATCGACAACTCCATCGACGAGCACGTGATGGGCCACGGCCGCACCATCGACATCAAGATTTCCGACAGCCGGGTGCAGGTGCGCGACTACGGCCGCGGTATTCCGCTGGGCAAGGTGGTGGATGTGGTCAGTAAAATCAACACGGGCGGCAAGTACGATTCCAAGGTCTTTCAGAAGTCTGTGGGCTTAAACGGGGTCGGCACCAAAGCAGTTAACGCCCTGAGCAATTACTTTTTGGTGCAGAGCGTGCGCGAGGGCCAGCTGAAAGCCGCCGAGTTTGAGCGCGGCGTACTCAAGCAGGACCCCAAGCCGGTGAAAACCAGCCAGCGCAACGGCACGCTGATGGTGTTCCAGCCCGACGACACGATTTTCAAGAACTACCGCTTCATTCCGGAGTACTTGGAAAACCAGATCTGGAACTACGTCTACCTCAACGCGGGGCTGACCATCAACTTCAACGGGCAGAAGTACTACTCCGAAAACGGCCTGCTCGACCTGCTGGCCCGCAAAGCCGACGCCGAGACGGTCCGCTACCCCATCATCCACCTCAAGGGCCCCGACATTGAGGTGGCCATGACCCACGGCAACGACTACGGCGAGGAATACTACTCCTTCGTCAACGGCCAGTACACCACCCAGGGCGGTACCCACCTGGCGGCCTTCCGCGAGGCGGTGGTCAAAACCGTGCGCGAGTTCTTTGCCAAGACCAACAAAAGCAAGGAGTACGACGCGGCCGACATCCGGGCCAGCATCGTGGCCGCCATTTCGGTGCGGGTGCAGGAGCCCGTGTTCGAAAGCCAGACCAAAACCAAGCTGGGCTCCATCAACATGGGCGAGGACGGACCCACGGTGCGGGGCTTTATCCTGGACTTCCTCAAGGAGCACCTCGACAACTACCTGCACAAGAACCCCGTCGTGGCCGAGGCACTCAAGAAGCGCATCGAGCAGAGCGAGCGGGAGCGCAAGGACATGGCCGGGGTGAAAAAGCTGGCCAACCAGCGCGCCAAGAAAGCCAACCTGCACAACCGCAAGCTGCGCGACTGCCGCTTCCACCTCGGCGAAGGCAAGCAGGAAGCCGAAGCCCTGACCACGCTCTTCATCACCGAGGGCGACTCGGCCTCGGGCTCCATCACCAAGAGCCGCAACGTGGAAACCGAGGCCGTGTTCAGTTTGCGCGGCAAGCCCCTGAACTGCTTCGGGCTCAAGAAGAAAATCGTCTACGAAAACGAGGAGCTCAACCTCTTGCAGCACGCCCTCAACATCGAGGAAGGCATCGAGGGCTTGCGCTACAACCGCGTGGTTATTGCCACCGACGCCGACGTGGACGGCATGCACATCCGCCTGCTGCTGCTGACCTTCTTTTTGCAGTTCTTTCCCGACCTGGTCCGCAACGGGCACGTGTTCATCCTGGAAACCCCGCTGTTCCGGGTGCGCAACAAGAAGACCACCATCTACTGCTACAACGAGCAGGAAAAGCAGGAAGCCATGCGCAAGCTGGGCCGCAACCCCGAAATCACCCGCTTCAAAGGCCTGGGCGAAATCTCGCCCGACGAGTTCGGCAAGTTCATCGGCGACAACATCAAGCTCGAGCCCGTGATTCTGCAGTCCGACCGCAGCATTCAGCAGGTGCTGACTTACTACATGGGCAAAAACACCCCCGCCCGCCAGGAATTCATCATCGACAACCTGCGCCTGGAGAAAGACCTGGTGACCTCCGACGTGCTGCCCGTGAGTGAAGTGGCCGAGGAAGACCTGGCCTTCGCCTAA